The following proteins come from a genomic window of Edaphobacter sp. 4G125:
- the rlmN gene encoding 23S rRNA (adenine(2503)-C(2))-methyltransferase RlmN — protein MLNKTNGLEPGAKGQARPLFGLFPEELKSVLEGFGQKVYRATQISEAVYRQRVTSFDEMTTLPAALREELVTAGYTVGMPEIVQAARSVDGTERYLMRLADGETVETVWMPDGDGGERGDGSEASLEEEESEGLEGNVSEFKTAVKRDLRNVGALEQNGYRRATICISSQVGCAVNCQFCLTAKLGVKRNLTGGEIAGQVAAVLNRHGVKIGKDRINLVFMGMGEPFLNYEEFIRSVQLLVKQIGIPESRMTVSTSGIEPAIRRFAQEPIRPKLALSLNASNDEVREQVMPITRKWKIHQLLDAVNTLPLGKREWVTFEYVLLGGINDQPEHAREVLDLLKGMKAKVNLIVWNPGPGIAYTQPKPEDVAVFQKMLIDGGMPAYIRRPRGRDIYAACGQLKRTVELPEAAPLVGIAPAANPPG, from the coding sequence ATATTGAACAAAACAAATGGCTTGGAGCCTGGCGCGAAAGGTCAGGCTCGGCCACTTTTCGGGTTGTTTCCTGAGGAACTGAAGTCCGTGCTGGAAGGCTTTGGTCAGAAGGTCTATAGGGCGACCCAGATATCTGAAGCTGTTTACCGTCAAAGAGTTACGTCATTTGACGAGATGACCACCTTGCCCGCGGCGCTGCGAGAGGAGCTTGTGACGGCCGGATACACGGTGGGAATGCCGGAGATCGTCCAGGCAGCACGTTCGGTGGATGGTACGGAGCGCTACCTGATGCGGCTCGCGGACGGCGAGACCGTCGAGACGGTCTGGATGCCGGATGGTGATGGTGGAGAGCGCGGAGACGGCAGCGAGGCCTCCCTGGAGGAGGAAGAGTCGGAGGGCCTGGAAGGAAACGTCTCTGAGTTCAAGACGGCTGTGAAGCGCGATCTGCGGAATGTTGGGGCCTTGGAGCAGAATGGCTACCGCAGAGCGACGATCTGCATCTCCAGCCAGGTCGGCTGCGCGGTGAACTGTCAGTTCTGTCTGACGGCAAAGCTGGGAGTCAAACGCAATCTGACGGGTGGAGAAATTGCCGGACAGGTGGCCGCCGTACTCAATCGTCATGGGGTGAAGATCGGCAAGGACCGGATCAACCTGGTTTTTATGGGAATGGGGGAACCCTTCCTGAACTACGAAGAGTTCATCCGCAGCGTTCAGTTGCTGGTAAAGCAGATTGGGATTCCGGAGTCGCGTATGACGGTTTCGACGAGCGGAATTGAACCTGCTATCCGCAGATTTGCTCAGGAGCCGATCAGGCCGAAGCTGGCGCTTAGCTTGAATGCTTCCAATGATGAAGTGCGAGAGCAGGTGATGCCGATTACGCGCAAATGGAAGATCCATCAGCTTCTGGATGCGGTGAATACGTTGCCTTTAGGGAAGCGGGAGTGGGTGACGTTTGAATATGTCTTGCTGGGTGGGATCAATGATCAGCCGGAGCATGCTCGTGAGGTGTTGGACCTGTTGAAGGGAATGAAGGCAAAGGTCAACCTGATTGTGTGGAATCCGGGACCGGGAATTGCGTATACGCAGCCGAAGCCTGAAGACGTCGCGGTGTTTCAAAAGATGCTTATCGATGGCGGTATGCCAGCGTATATCCGCCGTCCGCGAGGAAGAGACATCTATGCTGCCTGCGGGCAGCTTAAACGGACGGTTGAGTTGCCTGAAGCCGCTCCTCTAGTCGGGATCGCACCTGCGGCCAATCCTCCCGGGTAA
- a CDS encoding M16 family metallopeptidase: protein MAATTLIEEIRITPRVSRNIRKTILPNGLTVLTESMPHLRSVAMGVWIGSGSRDETAEVNGVSHFVEHMVFKGTTTRSSRQIAREVDTIGGNLDAFTGKETICFNIKVLDEHIAPALDVLSDLVLHPTFTPEELDREKGVILEEIKIDEDNPDYLINELFTQNFWKGDALGRPILGTKKTVSSFDQATLFNFYRNSFTPRNMVFSAAGNLEHESFVAAVEHHFGSLAPSPSYPFPHREAPASKPHVTLKRKKALEQVQFCLGVPAPQVNHPDRYAIYLLNSILGGGMSSRLFQTIREDRGLAYSIFSEMSPFRDTGSLSIYAGVAIDKIQQTIELTLRELTRLKQETVSASELTRAKDQLKSNMVMGLESGSSRMANLARQQMYFGRFFGVEEITREIEAVIPEDLQRLACELFRPEAMGLALLGNLGDDLKIEREDLVC from the coding sequence ATGGCAGCAACCACTCTGATCGAAGAGATTCGGATCACTCCCCGAGTCTCCCGCAATATCCGCAAGACGATCCTTCCCAACGGACTGACTGTACTCACCGAAAGCATGCCTCATCTGCGCAGCGTCGCAATGGGCGTCTGGATCGGCTCCGGCTCGCGTGACGAAACCGCTGAGGTCAACGGAGTCTCCCATTTTGTCGAACACATGGTCTTCAAGGGAACGACCACGCGCTCTTCCCGGCAGATCGCCCGCGAAGTCGACACCATTGGCGGAAATCTCGATGCCTTTACTGGCAAAGAAACCATCTGTTTCAACATCAAGGTTCTCGACGAGCATATCGCTCCCGCACTCGACGTCCTCTCCGACCTCGTTCTGCATCCCACCTTCACGCCGGAAGAATTGGACCGCGAAAAAGGCGTCATCCTCGAAGAGATCAAGATCGACGAAGACAACCCGGACTACCTGATCAACGAGCTCTTCACACAGAATTTCTGGAAAGGAGATGCCCTTGGGCGTCCGATCCTGGGAACGAAAAAGACCGTCTCTAGCTTTGATCAGGCCACGCTCTTCAACTTTTATCGCAACAGCTTCACGCCGCGGAATATGGTCTTTTCGGCCGCAGGAAACCTTGAGCACGAGAGCTTTGTCGCAGCCGTAGAGCATCACTTCGGTTCCCTGGCTCCAAGCCCGAGCTATCCCTTCCCCCATCGGGAAGCTCCTGCCTCCAAACCGCACGTCACTCTCAAGCGGAAGAAGGCACTGGAGCAGGTTCAGTTCTGCCTCGGCGTTCCGGCTCCGCAGGTTAATCATCCCGACCGCTATGCGATCTACCTGCTCAACAGCATCCTGGGAGGCGGCATGAGCTCCCGTCTCTTCCAGACGATCCGTGAAGACCGCGGACTGGCCTATTCCATCTTCTCCGAGATGAGCCCCTTCCGAGATACCGGCTCGCTGAGCATCTACGCTGGAGTCGCCATCGACAAAATCCAGCAGACCATCGAGCTTACCCTTCGTGAGCTAACTCGTCTGAAGCAGGAGACAGTCAGCGCATCCGAACTTACTCGCGCAAAGGATCAGTTGAAGAGCAACATGGTCATGGGACTCGAAAGCGGCTCCAGCCGTATGGCGAACCTTGCCCGCCAGCAGATGTATTTTGGGCGCTTCTTTGGCGTCGAAGAGATCACTCGCGAGATCGAAGCCGTAATTCCTGAAGACCTCCAGCGGCTCGCCTGCGAACTCTTCCGTCCAGAGGCCATGGGACTGGCTCTTCTTGGAAATCTCGGCGATGACTTGAAGATCGAGCGCGAAGACCTCGTCTGCTGA
- the lolA gene encoding outer membrane lipoprotein chaperone LolA → MLRTALLLLTLSFTGMASAQDADALLRRVDDHYNRLSSLRARYVERYAGMGLDRSESGTLLLKKPGRMRWTYDQPKGKLFLLDGKYAWFYTPGDGQAQRMPAKQLDDLRSPLRFLLGHTQLKKELTHITVTEDSRGIHIAGVPRGLEQRVERLTLDVTPKGEIQHMKMEETDGALTEFIFSDVEENISTRAEDFVFTPPAGVVVVDAPSPI, encoded by the coding sequence ATGCTTCGTACTGCTCTATTGCTCTTGACCCTATCCTTCACGGGAATGGCATCTGCCCAGGATGCAGATGCCCTGCTTCGTCGTGTCGACGACCACTACAACCGTCTCTCCTCTCTGCGGGCACGCTACGTCGAACGTTATGCCGGGATGGGGCTGGATCGCTCAGAATCCGGAACCCTATTGCTCAAGAAGCCCGGACGCATGCGCTGGACCTACGACCAGCCCAAGGGCAAGCTCTTCCTGCTCGACGGCAAATATGCCTGGTTCTATACGCCGGGCGATGGGCAGGCCCAACGGATGCCGGCCAAACAACTCGACGATCTCCGTAGCCCACTGCGTTTTCTTCTCGGCCACACTCAACTCAAAAAAGAGTTGACCCACATCACCGTTACCGAGGATAGTCGCGGCATTCACATCGCCGGAGTCCCTCGGGGGCTGGAGCAGCGCGTCGAGCGGCTAACCCTCGATGTCACCCCAAAGGGTGAGATCCAGCACATGAAGATGGAAGAGACCGACGGAGCCCTTACAGAGTTCATCTTTTCCGATGTTGAAGAAAACATTTCGACACGCGCAGAGGATTTCGTCTTCACGCCACCAGCAGGCGTCGTCGTGGTGGATGCACCCTCACCGATCTAG
- a CDS encoding glycosyltransferase family 9 protein, with the protein MINSSTSEKQSSARRVLIYRLGSLGDTVVALPALHLIARVFPKAERRMLTNVPVNVKAPPAHAILEHTGLVHGYIRYAVGTRSVGDLFRLWWTILRWRPDVLVYLGSARGVDSALRDERFFRFCGIRRMIGVSVREEMQKCQWDETTQSFEPEASRLTRNIVELGDANLEDPSAWDLHLTVEEMARADDALRPLEGRPIIAVSVGTKVQSKDWGRENWRALLARLAALYPDYGLALSGAPEEAEASDFAGEGWEQAGGGPVVNLCGRLKPRESAAAFRRARVFIGHDSGPMHLAAAVQIPCVAIFAARNKPRVWFPYGSHHRVLYHKTECWGCGLETCIVEKKRCLTSITVDEVLEQVQGVLGD; encoded by the coding sequence ATGATCAACTCTTCGACGAGCGAAAAACAGAGTTCCGCCCGCCGCGTGCTGATTTATAGGCTTGGGAGTCTGGGAGATACGGTGGTGGCCCTTCCAGCGCTTCATCTGATTGCGCGCGTCTTCCCTAAAGCCGAACGACGGATGCTTACGAACGTTCCTGTGAATGTTAAGGCTCCTCCAGCTCACGCGATTTTGGAGCATACAGGGCTGGTTCATGGATATATCCGCTATGCGGTAGGAACCCGTAGCGTTGGCGATCTTTTCCGCTTATGGTGGACCATACTTCGCTGGCGACCTGATGTTCTGGTTTATCTGGGTTCGGCTCGCGGAGTGGATTCTGCGTTACGAGATGAACGATTTTTCCGATTCTGCGGCATTCGCAGGATGATCGGCGTATCTGTTCGCGAAGAGATGCAGAAGTGTCAATGGGATGAGACTACTCAGTCGTTCGAACCGGAGGCCTCTCGTCTGACGCGAAATATCGTCGAATTAGGGGATGCGAATCTCGAAGACCCTTCGGCCTGGGACCTGCACCTTACGGTAGAGGAAATGGCCCGCGCCGACGATGCGCTCCGCCCATTAGAAGGCAGACCTATCATTGCTGTGAGTGTGGGAACCAAGGTTCAATCGAAAGATTGGGGGCGGGAGAACTGGCGTGCTCTTCTGGCTCGATTGGCTGCACTCTATCCAGATTATGGGTTGGCACTGAGCGGAGCACCCGAAGAAGCAGAGGCCAGCGATTTCGCTGGGGAGGGGTGGGAGCAGGCAGGCGGTGGGCCTGTTGTGAATTTGTGCGGTCGCCTGAAGCCTCGCGAGAGCGCCGCCGCATTTCGGAGGGCCAGGGTTTTTATTGGTCACGATAGTGGTCCCATGCATCTGGCAGCGGCCGTGCAAATACCGTGTGTTGCGATCTTTGCCGCGCGGAACAAACCGCGTGTCTGGTTTCCTTATGGCTCTCATCATCGTGTGCTTTATCACAAGACGGAGTGCTGGGGGTGCGGTCTGGAGACTTGTATCGTGGAGAAGAAACGCTGTCTGACTTCAATTACGGTCGACGAAGTCCTGGAACAAGTACAGGGCGTACTGGGTGACTGA
- a CDS encoding (deoxy)nucleoside triphosphate pyrophosphohydrolase produces MKEPIRKLNEHEDTAPRPVRFVVAALILRDTPVGVEVLICQRKPDQPMSLKWEFPGGKIEPGETSENALERELNEELGITAIIGQRVAQVRHKYRNGGTIDLQFFVVREFAGELQNRIFNDMRWSPLDRLPEFDFLAADLGLIRDLSEGKLL; encoded by the coding sequence GTGAAAGAGCCAATTCGCAAATTGAACGAACACGAAGACACGGCCCCGCGCCCGGTAAGGTTCGTCGTGGCTGCCCTGATTCTGCGCGACACCCCGGTGGGAGTAGAGGTATTGATCTGCCAGCGGAAACCCGACCAGCCCATGAGCCTCAAATGGGAGTTCCCGGGTGGAAAGATTGAACCAGGCGAGACCTCCGAGAACGCGCTCGAGCGCGAATTGAACGAAGAGCTGGGAATTACCGCCATCATCGGCCAGCGTGTTGCACAGGTACGGCATAAATACCGTAACGGTGGAACCATTGACCTTCAGTTCTTCGTCGTCCGTGAGTTTGCAGGAGAACTCCAGAACCGCATCTTCAACGATATGCGCTGGTCTCCCCTAGACCGCCTCCCGGAGTTCGACTTCCTGGCCGCGGACCTCGGCCTCATTCGTGACCTCTCCGAAGGCAAACTCCTCTAA
- a CDS encoding type IV pilin protein: protein MNGREPMSFEQNHQRSTRELEAGFTLIELLIVMSVMLILMTLAVPQMLKLTKTAHETSAIQSVRTIVQAQLQYNSLYPANGFSCSLAQLGGDPKSGAPSAQSAQLIAPDLASGNKAGYTFALTNCNKVTVNNQDMYTSYEVTAVPNSVGKTGDRGFCSDENNRITYDPAGGTNCTQPIQ, encoded by the coding sequence ATGAACGGACGGGAACCTATGTCCTTTGAGCAGAACCACCAGAGATCCACCCGCGAGCTTGAAGCCGGATTTACGCTGATTGAACTTCTGATCGTCATGTCGGTCATGCTCATCCTCATGACTCTTGCAGTGCCGCAGATGCTGAAGCTGACCAAGACAGCGCATGAGACCTCCGCGATTCAGTCCGTCAGAACGATCGTCCAGGCGCAATTGCAGTACAACTCGCTCTATCCCGCCAATGGATTTTCCTGCTCCTTGGCTCAGCTTGGCGGAGATCCCAAGTCCGGTGCTCCATCAGCCCAATCTGCGCAGCTCATCGCTCCCGATCTGGCTTCTGGAAACAAAGCTGGCTATACCTTCGCCCTCACCAACTGCAACAAGGTAACGGTGAATAATCAGGACATGTATACCTCATACGAGGTAACTGCCGTTCCAAATTCAGTTGGTAAAACCGGTGACCGCGGTTTCTGCTCCGACGAGAATAATCGCATCACCTACGACCCAGCTGGCGGAACCAACTGCACGCAGCCCATTCAGTAA
- a CDS encoding GNAT family N-acetyltransferase encodes MTPITEAPVLEGRWVRLEPLSQKHLPALEKVAFGEKIWRYMLTTVQNRQQLESWLESALQERANRQIPWVTVLKEENRIVGSTRFIDLDPHHRTVEIGHTWISPQAHGSRVNPEAKLLQLRFAFEDLGLNRVAFKTHHENLQSQAAIRKLGAVYEGTDGSLRHSVWFSITREDWPQVRSRLEERLQATQPSV; translated from the coding sequence ATGACTCCGATCACGGAAGCTCCAGTGCTGGAAGGCCGATGGGTTCGCCTCGAACCTCTCTCGCAGAAACATCTTCCTGCGCTGGAAAAGGTCGCCTTCGGCGAAAAGATCTGGCGATATATGCTTACCACCGTCCAGAATCGTCAGCAGCTCGAATCATGGCTAGAATCCGCTCTTCAAGAAAGAGCAAACCGCCAGATTCCCTGGGTCACGGTTCTCAAAGAGGAGAACCGCATTGTGGGATCCACTCGGTTTATCGACCTTGATCCGCATCATCGCACCGTCGAAATCGGCCACACCTGGATCTCTCCTCAAGCGCATGGCAGCAGGGTGAACCCGGAAGCCAAGCTCCTGCAACTTCGCTTCGCCTTCGAAGACCTCGGTCTCAACCGCGTCGCCTTCAAAACACACCACGAGAATCTACAATCCCAGGCTGCAATCCGAAAACTCGGAGCTGTGTATGAAGGGACCGATGGCTCGCTGCGTCACAGCGTTTGGTTTTCCATTACCCGGGAGGATTGGCCGCAGGTGCGATCCCGACTAGAGGAGCGGCTTCAGGCAACTCAACCGTCCGTTTAA
- the hldE gene encoding bifunctional D-glycero-beta-D-manno-heptose-7-phosphate kinase/D-glycero-beta-D-manno-heptose 1-phosphate adenylyltransferase HldE: MLPELHSILNLLEGGFSQIKVLVIGDIMLDRYIHGEVERISPEAPVPVIRHAQRYERAGGAANVAMNLAGLGCQAVLAGFWGADTEQNELQTILERAGVDTVGVVTGSLPTISKTRIVGRMQQLLRLDIESRDVTPVAEMDRLIERSVSLVDKVHAVILSDYAKGALSRQLCEAVIRAAQKKGIPVLADPKTPDLSKYSGATSVCPNLGELSLATGIPAYQTDALLDAGQKQVEEHSLQFLTVTMSEKGISLLWPQKRYHSPARAREVFDVSGAGDTVIATLTACLAAGLKASTAADLANLAAGIVVGKMGTVPIAQHELISALTPSTNLSAGDKILDRERILKRIAEWRASGETIVFTNGCFDLVHIGHITLLEDCRRFGSKLVLGLNTDASVCRLKGPTRPIVGEKERAGVMAALAAVDAVVLFDEDTPLELIRDIRPNVLVKGGDYTIETVVGHKEVIEAGGRVEIVPTVEGFSTTKIVQKLVALQEKEK, encoded by the coding sequence ATGTTGCCGGAACTTCATTCTATTTTGAACCTCCTCGAAGGTGGATTTTCGCAGATCAAGGTCCTCGTAATTGGGGACATCATGCTGGATCGTTACATCCACGGTGAAGTGGAACGTATCTCTCCGGAAGCGCCTGTTCCGGTGATTCGTCATGCCCAACGATATGAACGTGCTGGAGGAGCGGCCAATGTCGCCATGAACCTGGCAGGACTAGGCTGCCAGGCCGTTCTTGCAGGGTTTTGGGGAGCCGATACAGAACAAAATGAGTTGCAAACGATTCTGGAGCGAGCCGGCGTGGATACTGTCGGCGTTGTTACTGGATCGCTTCCTACGATTTCCAAGACGCGCATTGTTGGAAGGATGCAACAGCTTTTGCGACTCGATATTGAGAGTCGTGATGTAACGCCCGTTGCAGAAATGGATCGGCTGATCGAGCGGTCGGTTTCGCTAGTGGACAAGGTTCATGCTGTCATCCTGTCGGACTATGCAAAGGGCGCTTTGTCGCGTCAGCTTTGCGAAGCTGTGATTCGAGCAGCTCAGAAGAAGGGAATTCCGGTATTGGCAGATCCAAAGACGCCGGATCTGAGCAAATACTCCGGAGCAACCTCCGTTTGTCCGAATCTTGGAGAGCTCTCGCTTGCAACTGGAATTCCTGCATACCAAACGGATGCATTGCTCGATGCAGGGCAAAAACAAGTGGAGGAGCACAGCCTTCAGTTTTTGACCGTCACAATGAGCGAGAAGGGAATCAGCCTTTTATGGCCGCAAAAACGGTATCACTCGCCTGCGCGAGCACGAGAGGTTTTTGATGTCTCTGGTGCGGGAGATACTGTCATCGCAACGCTCACAGCCTGCCTTGCCGCCGGCCTGAAAGCGTCAACAGCTGCGGACCTTGCCAATCTTGCCGCGGGAATTGTTGTTGGAAAGATGGGAACTGTACCGATCGCCCAGCATGAGCTGATCTCCGCTCTGACTCCAAGTACGAATCTGAGTGCGGGCGATAAGATTCTCGATCGTGAACGAATCCTAAAGCGCATAGCGGAATGGCGAGCCTCGGGGGAGACGATCGTTTTCACCAACGGCTGCTTTGACCTTGTTCATATTGGGCATATTACGTTGCTGGAGGATTGCCGTCGTTTCGGGAGCAAGCTGGTTCTCGGTCTTAACACAGACGCGTCCGTATGCCGATTGAAAGGGCCGACTCGTCCGATTGTTGGAGAGAAGGAGAGGGCCGGCGTTATGGCTGCGCTTGCAGCCGTGGACGCGGTGGTCTTGTTCGATGAAGATACTCCTCTCGAACTGATTCGGGATATTCGCCCCAATGTGCTGGTCAAAGGCGGCGACTACACTATCGAAACCGTTGTTGGCCACAAGGAAGTGATTGAGGCTGGAGGACGAGTGGAGATTGTGCCTACAGTCGAGGGATTTTCGACCACAAAGATCGTTCAAAAACTGGTCGCACTACAGGAGAAGGAAAAGTGA
- a CDS encoding TPR end-of-group domain-containing protein — MAQTAKTTTASKRSPRTLAGAVSPADDPARIQVLANYESAVRLMQEGKFEKARTAFEKLLTAGAGELSDRIRMYINASTAQLSRSKANFENHEERYDYAVSLLNDGHYEDAREQFEEILKQNAEADYALYGLAILASVTGDSHTCLEHLTEAIRRNPRNRIQARADSDFQNMADDPRFTELLYPEI; from the coding sequence ATGGCACAGACAGCAAAGACCACCACTGCATCCAAACGTTCCCCCCGCACTCTAGCCGGGGCGGTCTCCCCAGCAGATGATCCAGCACGCATCCAGGTTCTCGCAAATTATGAGTCTGCGGTTCGGCTGATGCAGGAAGGTAAGTTCGAAAAGGCCCGGACGGCATTTGAGAAACTGCTTACCGCTGGCGCCGGAGAACTCTCTGACCGAATCCGTATGTACATCAACGCCTCCACCGCCCAGCTTTCACGTTCCAAGGCCAACTTCGAAAACCACGAAGAGCGTTACGACTATGCGGTGTCGTTGCTCAACGATGGTCACTACGAAGATGCCCGCGAGCAGTTCGAGGAGATTCTCAAGCAGAATGCTGAGGCCGACTACGCCCTTTATGGGTTGGCCATCCTTGCATCGGTTACGGGAGATTCTCATACCTGCTTGGAGCACCTGACAGAGGCTATTCGTCGCAATCCTCGGAATCGAATCCAGGCACGCGCCGATTCAGATTTTCAGAATATGGCCGATGATCCACGTTTTACGGAGCTTCTCTACCCAGAAATCTAG
- a CDS encoding HAD family hydrolase, whose amino-acid sequence MQTLSAHSLSTEEFIAAVHSLVPKIAVFDCDGTLWSGDAGSSFMTWSIETGLVSREAADWIDARYRAYHRNEVSEIDMCGEMVQLYQGLREEEMRRAAREFFAAKIERNIFPEMLQLIQKLNASGTEIWAVSSTNDWVIEEGVKRFGIPAKRVLAAQVEVKNGIVTDSLLDVPTDEGKVASLNRSGITAPDAVFGNSVHDAAMLAIARTAFPVNPTPALLERSAQEGWPVYYPASVRIA is encoded by the coding sequence ATGCAGACACTGAGTGCCCACTCTCTTTCGACTGAAGAATTCATCGCTGCGGTTCATTCGCTCGTACCAAAGATCGCAGTATTCGACTGCGATGGCACCCTCTGGTCCGGCGATGCTGGATCGTCTTTCATGACCTGGTCCATTGAGACGGGTCTGGTTTCGCGCGAGGCCGCCGACTGGATCGATGCCCGTTACCGTGCCTATCACCGCAACGAGGTCTCCGAGATCGATATGTGCGGCGAAATGGTCCAGCTCTACCAGGGCCTGCGCGAAGAAGAGATGCGGCGAGCGGCACGGGAATTTTTCGCAGCTAAGATCGAACGGAACATCTTCCCCGAGATGCTCCAGCTCATTCAGAAGCTCAACGCCAGCGGAACAGAGATTTGGGCAGTAAGCTCGACCAACGATTGGGTGATCGAAGAAGGCGTGAAGCGCTTTGGAATCCCCGCGAAACGGGTTCTGGCGGCGCAGGTCGAGGTAAAGAATGGAATCGTCACCGATTCCCTGCTCGACGTTCCGACCGACGAGGGCAAGGTGGCCTCTTTGAACCGCTCCGGGATCACCGCACCCGATGCGGTCTTTGGAAACTCCGTTCACGACGCTGCCATGCTGGCAATCGCCCGCACAGCATTTCCAGTCAATCCCACTCCTGCTCTGTTGGAGCGCAGCGCTCAGGAGGGGTGGCCTGTTTACTATCCCGCGTCCGTCCGAATCGCCTGA
- a CDS encoding DUF4254 domain-containing protein, with product MLDAPSITRIHDAANQEWHRSPSTQDEPLQTLEQIIRAQHQANFSLWHEEDKARDPEATDPQIATVKRSIDRLNQRRNDLMERIDTTLLAHFHAALTDHPNSRLHSETPGMMIDRLSILSLKIFHTEEETQRTTATEEHRQRNRERLQLLQEQRSDLARALDTLFEDITHGRTRFKLYRQMKMYNDPDLNPAIYGKQSGKLASKSK from the coding sequence ATGCTGGATGCTCCCTCCATTACCCGAATACACGATGCCGCAAACCAGGAATGGCATCGTTCCCCCTCCACTCAGGATGAACCCCTTCAAACTCTGGAGCAGATCATCCGTGCACAGCACCAGGCCAATTTCTCTCTGTGGCATGAAGAAGATAAAGCTCGCGATCCCGAAGCCACAGACCCGCAGATTGCCACCGTTAAACGCTCTATCGACCGTTTGAATCAGCGCCGGAATGATCTGATGGAACGCATCGACACCACTCTTCTCGCTCACTTTCATGCTGCATTGACGGATCACCCGAACTCCCGTTTGCACTCTGAAACCCCGGGCATGATGATTGACCGACTCTCCATCCTGTCGCTGAAAATCTTTCATACAGAAGAGGAAACGCAACGCACTACGGCAACCGAAGAACACCGGCAACGAAACCGCGAACGGTTGCAGCTTCTTCAGGAACAACGGAGTGATCTGGCGCGCGCTTTGGATACGCTATTTGAAGACATCACCCACGGGCGAACGCGCTTTAAGCTCTATCGGCAGATGAAGATGTATAACGATCCGGACCTGAATCCCGCAATCTACGGGAAACAATCTGGCAAACTTGCATCAAAGTCAAAATGA
- a CDS encoding gluconeogenesis factor YvcK family protein, which translates to MTSISGETLERPLRVVAIGGGTGLSTLLRGLKEYVPVQDRRRRARPEASTAHTSIAPSYPIGELSAVVTVTDDGGSSGRLREDLNILPPGDIRNCMVALSEDEHLLARLFKYRFDQGELEGHSFGNLFLAALCHVTGDFAQAVQTSSHILAIRGRIFPATTANVSLAAQMDDGSMVRGETSITRSKKNIAELRLEPAEVDPVPETLEAIANADLITLGPGSLYTSLITNLLVRGIPEAIAASPATKVFICNLMTQANESLGLTASQHIQKILDHSGGKKLFDYALVNTAPISPVTLAKYAREGQELIVNDLEHIRQLGVEPVTGNFLHEGEVLRHDYDSVAKALLSLARVTVSAQLA; encoded by the coding sequence ATGACTTCGATCTCAGGTGAAACCCTCGAACGTCCGCTTCGCGTCGTCGCAATCGGTGGAGGTACAGGTCTCTCTACACTGTTGCGTGGACTCAAGGAGTACGTTCCGGTCCAGGACCGTCGCAGACGTGCGCGCCCTGAGGCATCGACTGCCCACACCTCCATCGCGCCGAGCTACCCCATTGGCGAATTATCAGCAGTGGTCACCGTAACGGACGACGGAGGCTCTTCGGGGCGTCTGCGTGAAGATCTCAATATCCTCCCTCCCGGAGACATCCGTAACTGCATGGTTGCCCTCTCCGAGGACGAGCATCTGCTGGCACGTCTCTTCAAATATCGTTTCGACCAGGGAGAGCTCGAAGGTCACAGTTTTGGAAATCTCTTTCTCGCCGCTCTCTGCCATGTCACCGGGGACTTCGCCCAGGCTGTTCAAACTTCCTCGCACATCCTCGCAATCCGGGGGCGCATCTTCCCGGCGACCACTGCAAACGTGAGTTTGGCGGCCCAGATGGACGATGGCTCCATGGTGCGCGGTGAAACCAGCATCACCCGCAGCAAAAAAAATATCGCAGAGCTTCGCCTGGAACCTGCCGAAGTCGATCCTGTCCCTGAGACCCTCGAAGCCATCGCGAATGCCGATCTGATCACCTTAGGACCAGGCTCTCTTTACACATCGCTGATTACCAATCTTCTGGTGCGTGGCATCCCCGAAGCGATCGCAGCCTCTCCTGCTACAAAAGTCTTCATCTGCAACCTGATGACGCAGGCCAATGAGTCGTTGGGTCTTACTGCTTCCCAGCATATTCAAAAGATTCTCGATCACTCCGGCGGGAAAAAGCTCTTCGACTACGCCCTCGTGAATACAGCTCCAATCTCCCCTGTAACTCTTGCGAAGTATGCCCGGGAAGGACAGGAGCTGATTGTGAATGATCTGGAACATATCCGTCAGCTTGGAGTCGAGCCCGTCACCGGAAACTTCCTTCACGAAGGCGAGGTACTGCGTCACGACTACGATTCCGTCGCAAAGGCCTTACTTTCGCTCGCGCGGGTAACTGTTTCCGCACAATTGGCGTAA